A portion of the Sulfurospirillum diekertiae genome contains these proteins:
- a CDS encoding GGDEF domain-containing protein, whose amino-acid sequence MSSLDHSLNETMDSIVSTCNLIPEVFRDGIILCDSFKESISISDKVCEFTGYSQEDFAAQSPFSLITHCEPIFQKDTVQYATSIQSKLGHSIPIIIYPKIIYRNHHTLFLFIIQKQAEFRVPLKNYFLAQFPNRFLFLHEMLRQTIRYSHQTNAYGALLLLDIDNFKAVNHVKGYSFGDQILRDIAKKISSVVNTLSVEHLNGDEFAIVYHTHACVYDKAKEEVNTLSRKILDTIKKPIVVEDQSFLLSASIGVVPFIGEEYLPDTIIQYADGALHEAKKNWS is encoded by the coding sequence ATGTCAAGTTTAGATCACTCACTTAATGAAACTATGGATTCCATTGTTTCTACATGTAATTTGATACCAGAAGTATTCCGAGATGGCATTATCTTGTGTGATTCGTTCAAAGAAAGTATCAGTATTAGTGATAAAGTATGCGAATTTACAGGCTATTCTCAAGAAGACTTTGCAGCACAAAGCCCTTTTTCTCTTATTACACACTGTGAGCCTATTTTTCAAAAAGACACAGTACAATATGCCACATCCATCCAATCAAAATTGGGTCATAGCATACCCATCATTATCTATCCTAAAATCATTTATAGAAACCACCATACTTTATTTTTATTTATTATTCAAAAACAAGCAGAGTTCCGTGTCCCATTAAAAAACTATTTTTTAGCACAATTTCCAAATCGTTTTTTATTTTTACACGAAATGCTACGTCAGACTATTCGCTACAGCCATCAAACAAACGCCTATGGAGCTTTACTTCTCCTTGATATCGATAATTTTAAAGCTGTCAATCATGTTAAAGGGTATAGTTTTGGAGATCAAATCTTGCGAGATATTGCCAAAAAAATATCTTCCGTTGTCAATACATTATCGGTAGAACATTTAAACGGTGATGAGTTTGCTATTGTTTATCATACACACGCTTGCGTTTATGACAAAGCAAAAGAAGAGGTGAACACTTTATCAAGAAAAATATTGGATACTATTAAAAAGCCTATTGTTGTGGAAGATCAATCTTTCCTTCTGTCTGCAAGTATCGGAGTTGTTCCTTTTATAGGCGAAGAATATCTACCTGATACGATCATTCAATATGCTGATGGAGCACTCCATGAAGCTAAAAAAAATTGGTCGTAA
- a CDS encoding methyl-accepting chemotaxis protein: MLQTIRAKLLFLLLVFILAIVALGYLLASNTNDAKNAATQIKHIGEIRTLSSQLGVHTRGYQLYFDQKFLESYFATHKSISEQIEDIRQELKSDESKKLLEQASQKIDAYHTTSKNRFEILQKYKESIQTAEFKQSTDGKKLAELNILATEHYNKIGELVNTLTEALEAYEFSMLEKAKMTGLLLAGVIFIIAIAIFLFINRSIRNAIHKAIVGCQFISEHKDLHYVIQTGSNDEIAQITTVMNQLLSQLAKALDDAKKTAIENAAVSEELSSTSMQIGIRIEDAAKEVEVTTKATEVVAEILQKSEESSNQSGMLISKVATELNGAAEEVLTVSTDLQEVVINQTDLSTKLVQLDQDVEQVKQVLSVIADIAEQTNLLALNAAIEAARAGEHGRGFAVVADEVRKLAERTQKSLIESNATVAVIVQSVNSAAEMMKVSAKQIQALGERAEVTQALMRRTVLNMNEAQVMAVQTVEDTKMGRIKTSEVIKRIQNVSQLSNTNARSVEEVASAAEHLAKLSEGLSLTLSEFKTV, encoded by the coding sequence ATGTTACAAACCATTCGTGCAAAATTACTGTTTTTACTCCTTGTTTTTATTCTAGCTATTGTCGCGCTAGGGTATTTACTAGCATCCAATACCAATGATGCAAAAAATGCTGCAACTCAGATAAAACACATCGGAGAAATCAGAACCTTGAGCTCGCAATTAGGTGTTCACACAAGAGGTTATCAACTCTATTTTGATCAAAAATTTTTAGAAAGCTACTTTGCAACCCATAAATCAATTTCTGAACAAATTGAAGACATCCGACAAGAGCTAAAAAGTGATGAAAGTAAAAAGTTACTTGAACAAGCCTCTCAAAAAATAGATGCTTATCATACAACTAGTAAAAATCGTTTTGAAATATTGCAAAAATACAAAGAATCAATTCAAACAGCAGAGTTCAAACAATCAACAGATGGAAAAAAGTTAGCAGAACTTAATATCTTAGCAACGGAACATTATAATAAAATAGGTGAATTGGTAAATACACTCACCGAAGCCTTAGAAGCATACGAATTTTCAATGCTTGAAAAAGCAAAAATGACAGGTTTATTGCTCGCTGGAGTGATTTTTATTATAGCGATAGCTATTTTTCTCTTTATCAATCGCTCGATTCGTAATGCCATTCATAAAGCTATTGTTGGATGTCAATTTATATCGGAACATAAGGATTTGCATTATGTCATTCAAACAGGTAGTAATGATGAAATAGCACAAATTACAACGGTTATGAATCAGCTGCTTTCTCAACTTGCAAAGGCTCTTGATGATGCTAAAAAAACGGCCATAGAAAATGCTGCTGTATCAGAAGAGCTATCTAGCACCTCAATGCAAATAGGAATTCGAATCGAAGATGCAGCCAAAGAAGTTGAAGTCACAACCAAAGCAACTGAAGTGGTCGCTGAGATTTTGCAAAAAAGCGAAGAAAGCTCAAATCAATCTGGTATGTTAATCTCTAAAGTCGCAACAGAACTTAATGGAGCTGCCGAAGAGGTTTTAACCGTCTCAACCGATCTACAAGAAGTAGTGATCAATCAAACCGATTTATCTACAAAACTAGTGCAGCTAGATCAAGATGTTGAACAAGTCAAGCAAGTCTTATCTGTTATTGCCGATATTGCCGAACAAACTAACCTCTTAGCACTGAATGCTGCCATTGAAGCAGCCAGAGCAGGCGAACACGGTCGTGGATTTGCTGTGGTTGCAGATGAAGTGCGTAAACTTGCTGAGAGAACACAAAAAAGCCTTATTGAAAGTAATGCAACTGTTGCTGTTATTGTCCAATCCGTCAATTCTGCTGCTGAAATGATGAAGGTAAGTGCAAAACAAATCCAAGCATTAGGTGAGCGCGCTGAGGTGACACAAGCACTGATGCGAAGAACTGTCTTAAATATGAATGAAGCCCAAGTGATGGCAGTACAGACAGTTGAAGACACCAAAATGGGAAGAATCAAAACATCTGAAGTCATTAAACGTATCCAAAATGTGAGCCAACTTTCAAATACAAATGCCAGAAGCGTTGAGGAAGTCGCTTCAGCCGCTGAACATTTAGCAAAATTGTCTGAGGGGCTTAGCTTAACACTCTCAGAATTCAAAACAGTTTAA
- a CDS encoding response regulator transcription factor yields MDSSLLVLKNKRILFAEDDLTTRIQLTNTLKMLFGKVYCAKDGEEAYNLYEDEQPDIILTDVQMPKKDGIKLTRQIRQIDYTLPIVILTSFDDRNLLLSAANLAIDGYLIKPIEFTVLVKTLSQALKRTQKENLIRLNESLVFNYDTKEFYHHNKLKVLGSKELELIEFLLKNPYKIVSKEILEAKLWNYEVQCASAVKNLVLRIRKKLGNNVIVSMKGIGYRLNIDNAFMKKYQGGRDLTSLLTLG; encoded by the coding sequence TTGGATAGCAGCCTTTTAGTGTTAAAAAATAAACGTATTTTATTTGCTGAAGATGATTTAACAACGAGAATACAACTTACCAATACTCTTAAAATGTTGTTTGGTAAGGTCTACTGTGCAAAAGATGGAGAAGAGGCTTATAATCTTTATGAAGACGAACAACCAGATATTATTTTAACAGATGTTCAAATGCCTAAAAAAGATGGTATCAAGTTAACACGACAAATTCGCCAGATAGATTACACGCTTCCTATTGTTATACTGACAAGTTTTGATGACAGAAATTTACTTCTAAGCGCGGCTAATTTAGCCATTGATGGGTATCTTATAAAACCTATTGAATTTACAGTATTGGTCAAAACACTATCACAAGCCCTCAAAAGAACACAAAAAGAGAATCTCATTAGGTTGAATGAAAGTTTAGTGTTCAATTACGATACAAAAGAGTTTTACCATCACAATAAGCTAAAAGTATTAGGGAGTAAAGAGTTAGAGTTGATTGAATTTCTTTTAAAAAATCCGTACAAAATAGTTTCAAAAGAGATCCTTGAAGCCAAGCTTTGGAATTATGAAGTACAGTGTGCTTCTGCTGTCAAAAACCTTGTTTTAAGAATACGTAAGAAGTTGGGGAATAATGTCATTGTCTCCATGAAAGGGATTGGTTATCGTCTTAATATTGATAATGCATTTATGAAAAAATATCAAGGAGGTAGGGATCTAACATCACTATTAACTCTAGGATAA
- a CDS encoding 7TMR-DISMED2 domain-containing protein, translated as MKYFILICAFFSSFSFAVESLQISSLHDSLVLLEPVKVFKDSNHLNENQVLALYHENKFDNLPLHVKSFGASNATYWIALKLQNNEEIEHFLEFKYDQLTYIDCFVFRKEERIHSSSNGNAIRMEDREIEHFFVRFSLSRSDEPLIYLFKITSKRPMIIAMHIGTKSELDYEKLISIVSVALFSGGLFLLLITNLMLYLVFKIKEYLYYGIYLAYFWIFYYVHPSLHXFL; from the coding sequence GTGAAATATTTTATTTTGATCTGTGCTTTTTTTTCTTCTTTTTCTTTTGCCGTTGAATCGCTCCAAATCTCTTCATTGCATGATTCGTTAGTATTGCTTGAACCGGTTAAAGTATTTAAAGACTCTAATCATCTAAATGAAAATCAAGTTTTGGCACTATATCATGAGAATAAATTTGATAACTTACCTTTACATGTAAAAAGTTTTGGCGCGAGCAATGCGACGTATTGGATTGCACTCAAGCTTCAAAACAATGAAGAAATTGAACATTTTCTTGAATTTAAATACGATCAGTTGACCTATATTGACTGTTTCGTCTTTAGGAAGGAAGAGCGAATACATTCCTCCAGTAATGGGAATGCTATTCGAATGGAAGATCGCGAAATAGAACATTTTTTTGTTCGATTTTCACTTTCGCGATCGGATGAACCCTTGATCTATCTTTTTAAAATTACCTCGAAAAGACCTATGATTATTGCTATGCATATAGGTACAAAATCAGAGCTAGATTATGAAAAATTAATATCCATTGTATCTGTAGCACTCTTTTCAGGTGGGTTGTTTTTGCTACTCATCACTAATCTCATGCTCTACTTGGTATTCAAAATTAAAGAATATTTATATTATGGGATTTATTTAGCATACTTTTGGATTTTTTATTATGTACATCCATCATTACACNTTTTTTTATGA
- a CDS encoding sensor histidine kinase: MTQEFLWINDFIKIISVQGFHITFLLFTISFLNLKSLPSLFIKLIYLFYIISFIAFLFLGLRNSFQSIAYIAGILIPLFWVFIGFIALHRNVIFAKLYLIGLFGFYIGVLLFWLMQLGLIDVPSLGKNVLLLGSTWEMIIFTCMLIFKTKLMKAENLVMKAHLLAVEKERMCQSRYASIGRTIGNIAHQWKQPLNALGTILTHMKCSFIVEQKVKKKELVQDVDMSFEIVQHLSETINTFYSFLLKPYAHTNKFSVEEELKSIKKILDYAFKNDGIQMSFYISSDAYIEGNSNEFAQCILNILFNAKDQFYGLVQENAHIDVYIDTAEEMCHISIQDNAGGITIYPIERIFEFNVSSKEESAGIGLFICKDIIESRFNGKIRAENKEGGACFIITLPIMYPKLD, translated from the coding sequence ATGACACAGGAGTTTTTATGGATCAATGATTTTATAAAAATAATCAGTGTACAAGGATTTCATATTACCTTTTTACTTTTTACAATTTCTTTTTTAAATCTCAAATCTCTGCCTTCATTATTCATCAAATTGATATATTTATTCTACATTATTTCTTTCATAGCATTTTTGTTTCTTGGGCTCAGAAATTCATTTCAAAGTATTGCTTATATAGCAGGAATATTGATTCCTCTGTTTTGGGTATTTATAGGTTTTATAGCTTTGCATCGGAACGTTATATTTGCAAAATTATATCTTATTGGGCTATTTGGATTTTATATTGGTGTGCTGCTTTTTTGGTTGATGCAGCTAGGTCTTATTGATGTCCCAAGTCTAGGTAAAAATGTTCTTTTATTAGGCAGTACATGGGAAATGATTATTTTTACATGTATGTTAATTTTCAAAACAAAACTAATGAAAGCAGAAAATCTTGTCATGAAGGCTCATCTGCTAGCGGTCGAAAAGGAACGTATGTGTCAATCGCGTTATGCTTCTATTGGAAGGACAATTGGTAATATTGCCCATCAATGGAAGCAACCTTTAAATGCACTTGGTACCATATTAACGCATATGAAATGTAGTTTTATTGTCGAGCAAAAAGTGAAAAAAAAAGAGTTAGTTCAAGATGTTGATATGAGTTTTGAAATAGTGCAACATCTTTCTGAAACCATTAATACATTTTATAGTTTTCTCTTGAAGCCGTATGCGCATACAAATAAATTTTCTGTTGAAGAAGAATTAAAATCAATCAAGAAAATTCTAGATTACGCATTTAAAAACGATGGGATACAAATGAGCTTTTATATTAGTTCAGATGCTTATATTGAAGGAAATTCAAATGAATTTGCTCAGTGTATTTTAAATATCTTATTTAATGCAAAAGATCAATTTTATGGTTTAGTACAGGAAAATGCACATATTGATGTTTATATTGATACAGCGGAAGAAATGTGTCATATTTCTATTCAAGATAATGCTGGAGGCATTACTATTTATCCTATTGAACGTATCTTTGAGTTTAATGTTTCTTCAAAAGAAGAGAGTGCGGGCATAGGATTATTTATTTGTAAAGATATTATTGAAAGCCGCTTTAACGGAAAGATACGAGCAGAGAATAAAGAGGGTGGTGCTTGTTTTATCATTACGCTACCTATTATGTATCCAAAATTAGATTGA
- a CDS encoding response regulator, translating to MYRILIVEDELIAAEYLKMILEKKGWSVVDIVDNGLDALESIRKYNPHLILMDIMIKGPKSGCEVAIDIRNISNCSIVFTTAYADDEMISYAMDAKADGYIIKPYNEREIVAIISLLNAKQNHLNGTKISKIVGGFYFNHETNLLYKSGEIIKLGSNALKLIQTLCDHKNSCVSYEQLYMTLWHDEINLKKLQMVIYRIREICEADFFENINGIGYQIKIDYK from the coding sequence ATGTATAGAATATTGATTGTTGAAGATGAATTAATAGCGGCTGAATATCTTAAAATGATTTTGGAGAAAAAGGGTTGGAGTGTTGTTGATATTGTTGATAATGGCTTAGATGCTTTAGAGAGTATACGCAAATACAATCCTCATTTAATTTTAATGGACATCATGATTAAAGGTCCCAAAAGTGGTTGTGAAGTCGCTATTGATATTCGAAATATTAGTAACTGTTCCATAGTTTTTACAACAGCCTATGCCGATGACGAGATGATAAGCTATGCTATGGATGCAAAAGCGGATGGTTACATTATCAAACCTTACAATGAAAGAGAAATTGTCGCAATTATTTCACTCTTAAATGCCAAACAAAATCATCTCAATGGAACTAAAATCAGTAAAATTGTAGGGGGATTTTATTTTAACCACGAAACAAATTTATTGTATAAAAGTGGTGAAATCATCAAACTTGGGTCCAATGCATTAAAACTCATTCAGACACTTTGTGATCATAAAAATAGTTGTGTAAGCTACGAACAACTCTATATGACCCTTTGGCACGATGAGATCAATCTCAAAAAACTTCAAATGGTGATTTATCGAATCAGAGAAATCTGTGAAGCTGATTTTTTTGAAAACATTAATGGCATTGGCTATCAAATAAAAATTGACTATAAATAG
- a CDS encoding sensor histidine kinase → MSAFLYNNEAISNFLSILAIVFVFAIYYETTRIDAYKRLINSNYKKDLLYNEIHHRVKNNLNLVSSILAIQAEKEDEKTKNAIQASKNRIDAMAMVHSMLYVSNDLEKVNAKRFIEKLYLNIQSTISDRVKIVFKSQEIELSLNEVIPIGLIVNELVTNSIKYAFKDIKNPKIIIVLNSHKNNILLTYFDNGRGYNQKDTQNFGLKLVDLNVKQLKGTLKISHNHGLCYKIIYKRNAHV, encoded by the coding sequence ATGAGTGCTTTTTTATATAATAATGAGGCTATTTCAAATTTTTTATCTATATTAGCTATTGTCTTTGTCTTTGCCATTTATTATGAAACCACTCGTATTGATGCCTATAAAAGACTTATTAACTCAAATTATAAAAAAGATTTACTCTACAATGAGATACATCATAGAGTTAAAAATAATTTAAATCTGGTCTCTTCTATCCTTGCTATCCAAGCAGAAAAAGAAGATGAAAAGACTAAGAATGCTATTCAAGCAAGTAAAAATAGAATCGATGCTATGGCGATGGTTCATTCAATGCTGTATGTTTCGAATGATCTTGAAAAAGTGAATGCCAAGCGCTTTATAGAAAAATTATATTTAAATATCCAAAGTACCATTAGTGACCGTGTCAAAATCGTCTTTAAATCTCAAGAAATAGAGCTTTCGCTGAATGAAGTTATTCCTATAGGCTTAATTGTCAATGAATTGGTCACCAACAGTATTAAATATGCGTTTAAAGATATCAAAAATCCAAAAATAATTATTGTTTTAAACAGCCACAAAAACAATATTTTATTAACATATTTTGACAATGGACGAGGATATAATCAAAAAGATACGCAAAATTTTGGTCTAAAACTAGTCGATTTAAATGTTAAACAATTAAAAGGAACTCTAAAAATCTCTCATAACCATGGATTATGCTACAAAATAATATATAAGAGAAACGCACATGTATAG
- a CDS encoding TolC family outer membrane protein: protein MLGSSKKRLVRLIVIPFCFAGASTLNALTLQEGLDEVLATHPVVQERLHNYQSTLEDLRVTESQYLPSLDYAGDFSRAKTNSPSTNFQSVSLSSYEHSLQLTQNLFNGFGTLYEADYQKARILAAANNYIENANDVALSFITQYIAVLKARDTLAIAKESVSFHEEVLHKVKKLFDSGSTTRSEFEKIDTSLSLAQSNYIVAQNNLEDAQFNFERVLGRYVKADELEKVSFSGTLPASEDEMKEFARQYNPSVLVSHYNIKAAEAQRQAAYKNYYPKIDAYARKSWADDISGIDGKDDRSAVGIKISYNLYRGGADEAQIAKSMTQISREQDNKRDVIRKLDEQGRLSWSAKTYITQQLDYLVKYSKTSAKTLELYQQEYDLGRRTLLDLLVAQNDYVSARTQVIKAQNDLLFSNYRILDAMGTMVQNVLGSKALDYTKRVRLDVVDGKLDHDSNLGTLLFEKRDTNE from the coding sequence ATGTTAGGTAGTTCAAAAAAGAGACTGGTTCGTCTTATAGTGATCCCTTTTTGTTTTGCAGGAGCGAGTACGCTCAATGCTTTGACGCTTCAAGAAGGTCTTGATGAAGTTCTTGCAACGCATCCAGTTGTTCAAGAGAGGTTGCATAATTATCAATCAACCCTTGAAGATCTTCGTGTGACGGAGTCACAATATCTTCCATCACTTGATTATGCAGGGGATTTTTCGAGAGCAAAGACAAATAGCCCTTCTACAAACTTTCAAAGTGTTTCACTCTCAAGTTACGAGCATTCATTGCAATTAACTCAAAATCTTTTCAATGGATTTGGTACGCTTTATGAAGCAGATTATCAAAAAGCACGTATTTTGGCAGCAGCAAATAATTACATTGAAAATGCCAATGATGTCGCCTTGAGCTTTATTACTCAGTATATTGCTGTTCTTAAAGCACGAGATACACTTGCGATTGCAAAAGAAAGTGTTTCTTTCCATGAAGAAGTTTTGCATAAAGTCAAAAAATTATTTGACTCAGGTTCAACAACACGTTCAGAATTTGAAAAGATAGACACTTCTTTATCATTAGCACAGTCTAACTATATCGTTGCTCAAAACAACCTTGAAGATGCACAGTTTAACTTTGAGCGTGTATTGGGTCGTTATGTAAAAGCAGATGAGTTAGAAAAAGTCTCTTTCTCCGGAACACTTCCTGCTAGCGAAGATGAAATGAAAGAGTTTGCACGCCAATATAACCCATCAGTTTTAGTAAGTCATTATAATATTAAAGCAGCAGAAGCACAACGTCAAGCAGCTTATAAAAATTACTACCCAAAAATTGATGCATACGCTCGTAAAAGCTGGGCAGATGATATCAGCGGAATAGATGGAAAAGATGACAGAAGTGCCGTAGGCATCAAAATTTCTTATAATCTTTACCGCGGTGGCGCAGATGAAGCTCAAATTGCTAAAAGCATGACACAAATTTCACGTGAGCAAGATAACAAACGTGATGTCATCCGTAAACTTGATGAGCAAGGAAGACTTTCATGGAGTGCTAAAACTTACATTACACAACAACTTGATTATCTTGTAAAATATTCTAAAACCAGTGCAAAAACTCTTGAACTTTATCAACAAGAGTATGACTTAGGCCGCAGAACATTGCTAGATCTTTTAGTCGCGCAAAATGACTATGTTTCTGCTCGTACACAAGTTATCAAGGCTCAAAATGATTTACTCTTTTCAAATTATCGTATTTTAGATGCAATGGGCACTATGGTACAAAATGTTCTTGGTTCAAAAGCCCTAGATTATACAAAACGTGTCAGGCTAGATGTTGTGGATGGCAAATTAGATCATGACAGTAATCTTGGTACACTTCTTTTTGAAAAGCGTGACACAAACGAATAA
- a CDS encoding ABC transporter transmembrane domain-containing protein, protein MMGPNDNDHGGEQRIEDPQGLAFSIDPLLQCLVLFTQLYHKPFSAEALMAGLPLSPNEETQGLYNLKQSKGLFARAASRAGLKSTLVTKKISDISSLQLPIILLLKNSQACILHSFNEDHTTCKIVLPGIEAIEEVISVEALTSEYTGFAFLIKRPFVYDEHDSLTLNVKNNHWFWDTLKLSTGFYRDVLYATVLINLFVLISPLFTMSVYDRVIPNNATETLWVFASGVLVVYTLDTFLKFARAILLERAGKKSDVIMSSIVFEKVLDLQMASHPKSVGSFASNLKDFDMIRSFLTNATLTVLVDMPFALLFLCVIGYIGGWMVVVPLLMMIVILGYTFFYASYVT, encoded by the coding sequence ATGATGGGGCCAAACGATAATGATCATGGTGGTGAGCAAAGGATAGAGGATCCTCAAGGGTTGGCTTTTTCGATCGATCCTTTGCTTCAATGTCTTGTACTTTTTACACAACTTTACCATAAGCCTTTTAGCGCTGAAGCATTGATGGCAGGCTTGCCTCTCTCTCCTAATGAAGAGACGCAAGGCCTGTACAATCTTAAGCAATCTAAAGGGCTTTTTGCGCGTGCAGCAAGTAGAGCAGGTTTGAAAAGCACGCTTGTCACGAAAAAGATTTCAGATATCTCTTCCTTGCAGTTGCCAATTATTTTACTACTTAAAAATTCTCAGGCGTGTATTTTACACTCTTTCAATGAGGATCATACGACCTGCAAAATTGTTTTGCCGGGCATTGAAGCTATTGAAGAGGTCATCTCCGTTGAAGCATTAACGTCAGAGTATACAGGGTTTGCTTTCCTTATTAAGAGACCTTTTGTATATGATGAGCATGACTCATTGACACTTAATGTTAAAAATAACCATTGGTTTTGGGACACCTTAAAACTTTCGACAGGGTTTTATCGGGATGTTTTATATGCTACAGTTTTGATTAATCTTTTTGTATTGATCAGTCCTTTATTTACCATGAGTGTTTACGATAGGGTTATTCCTAACAATGCAACGGAAACGCTTTGGGTATTTGCGTCAGGTGTTTTAGTGGTTTATACATTGGATACCTTTTTGAAATTTGCTAGAGCGATTTTGTTAGAACGTGCTGGTAAAAAAAGCGATGTTATTATGTCCTCGATTGTCTTTGAAAAAGTGCTCGACCTTCAAATGGCTTCGCATCCAAAATCAGTCGGTTCGTTTGCGAGTAACCTTAAAGACTTTGATATGATTCGCTCTTTTTTAACCAATGCAACATTGACAGTGCTTGTGGATATGCCTTTTGCGCTTCTTTTCTTATGTGTTATAGGCTATATTGGCGGTTGGATGGTCGTTGTACCTCTTCTTATGATGATTGTTATTTTAGGATACACTTTTTTTTATGCGTCATATGTTACGTGA